Within Nostoc flagelliforme CCNUN1, the genomic segment TCGGCAATCTCCAACAAGAATCCGCGTCCTGTGTTCTGCACTTGCACCAGTTCTTTATCCAGCAGGGTTTGAATCACTGAATTTGAGAATTGAAACTGAAGACGGTGCAAAGGCACACAACCACCGCAAAACTGAAGCACACGCAGCAAATGTTTGGCTCTGCGCTCAAAGTTGTCTGTAGAATTAGCCATTGGTGCTACCTTCAGTGATGGCGAATAACTGTTGTTGCAGGATGGAGATTTGACGCTGATAAAACTCAATCTCTGCGGTAATTTGCGTGAACAATTCCTGTGGAGATAACGGTTGGATTTGATTCTCTTGCAAGTACGATATTTCATCAGAATTCTTGTTAGGCATCAGTACATAGCGCCAACCATCATCAAATTGTTCAGCTAATTCAGTACCATTCGGGTAGCAATAAAGCCCTAGAATGATGCCGTTTTTAGTACGTTGATCCAAAGCAAAGCGAGGGTAGCCCCAGTGTTGGGGAATGGATATTGTGGCTTGCATATTGATTGGTGAATGAAGGGATTATTGAGGGAAAAGGGGAAGGGGTAAGGGGTAAGGGGGAAAGGAATGAAGAAATTTACCTTTCCCCCTTTCCCTTTAACCTTTTCCCAGGCGAAGCCCAAGACTTACGCTGTGACTAACTCCGTTCTCTCCAGCAGCCGTTGCAATTTATCGCCAGTTAGCTGTTGTAAGGGTTGCTCTAAAAAATATTCATCAAAAATGGATTTACCACCATTAGACACATCCAGCATTGACAGCGATAGCACAGCATCATAGACCGAGTTAGAATACTGCTGCTGGACTGAAGAACCCTGAATCACCCACCAGTCACCGTCAGTGCATCCGACTTGCCCCAGTTTCACGCCGTTGTTGTCGTAAATGCCATCATCGAGGATTTCAAACCCGTACTTCTCACATTCGTTGAATATCTGCGCCATGATTTCGTTACCAGTGGTGGGAGTTTCTTCAACCTCAGTTTGTGTGAGTACTGGTTCGTTGAGTGTTCCATCTTGGTGATGCCATTCAATGAAGCGGTTGCATCTTGCCCAGGTGTTAGCTCGGAATTTTTCAGTGCCGTTTACCATCACTACCCAAGGCTGGGTTAGATTATCGTCATGGCTAATGCTGGCTACCAGTTGATTACCAGCGTAATATTCGTGATGGTCAAAAGAGATTTCGACTATTGTGAGGGGTTCGGCAGCTACGGCTTGGGCTTGGTCAGCGATGTAGTTGTCGAGTTCGGCTTGGGCTGTGGCTTGGTTGTCAACTTTTTGAAGCTGGGTGGATTGGTGGGTGATGATTGCGTTTACCCAGGTTTGGGCCGCTCTTTTGTCCCCAGTGGGTATAACGCCGCGTTCGGCAGCGATTCTTTTGAGGCGGGGGAGGTTATAGCGGGAGAGCGCTTGCTGTGTGTAGGTTGGATGGGTCATAATGAAGTTTCCTTATTATTAGGAACAGAGAAAGCGCTTCAGATTGGTAGTCGAGGGCGCTTTCTCTTTATCTTTTCCTATTGTGCGCTAATTCTTTAGCGCTGTCAAGAATACTTTAGCTATTAGCGCTAATAAATTAGCGTGTATATTACAAAGGAAGCGCTAAAAAGTTATGGTTTATATGGAGGATATTAATTTATGGGAGCTGCCATTTGTGGCACTTGAAGACAGAAACTCATTGCCGGATGAGCCTTGTGTTTACTTGGCAATCGATAAAGATAACTCGGTGCTGTACGTGGGTATGTCAGACAATTTAAGGCAGAAATGGAAAAGCCATCCTAAGCTAGAAGCCTTAAGTCGTCTTGAAGGCGTTAAAATCTCGTACATTAGAACCGAAGCTGAATTACTCAGAAAGCTAGAAAATGCCCTAATCAAAGTTTTCAAACCTCCGTTGAACTTAACGGAAGCACCCAAAAAAGGCATTGCAGCTTTAAGGGAAAAAATTGGATTAACTCAAAAGCAACTAGGTGATTTAGTTGGAGTTGATACTTCGACAATCAGAAATTGGGAATATGGCAAAGGATCAGAAACTTTCGCAAAAGTAGCAAGACTTTGTAAAGTGCTGGAATGTGATATTGAAGATTTGTTTGAGGAAGAAGCAGTGTGATGATTGAAACTGCTGAAGAACCTCTTTTTGCTCTAACCTCTGTCTCATTTTATAAGCGATGCCTGCGGTGGGTTACGCCTACGCATTTAGCACCTACATTCAAAAGCTGTGTTGTGATGGACTTTGAGCAAATACCATTGAGCTAGAGGAGGTGGAATAGTGAATAAACCACCCCGTAAGCCGAACAAAGCCACCTCTGCTGCATCCAGTGACGACACGCTACCAGATAACCAAGACCTTGAAGAAAACCCAGCTACAGCAACAATTACAGTTAGCGCTGTTGAAGTTCCAGAGTTGACAGAAGAAGAACAGTGCGATCGCCTACATCTGGAGCGGAAAGTGGAACGGGCGTTTTTTGAGGCGGGGAAAGCGCTGACAGAATTGAGGGACAGACGACTGTACCGTTCCACGCATAAAACATTTGAGGAATATTGCCGCGAACGCTTTGGTTTTAGCCGCAGACAGCCCTACCATTTAATAGAAGCTGCGGTTATTTTTGATAATTTGGTAGAAAAATGTGAACGGAACGTTCACATTTTGCCGACTAATGAGTGGCAAATCAGGCCACTGTCCAAGCTTGACGCGGATATTCAGCCCGAAGCATGGGAGCAAGCGGTAGAGTCTGCCAATGGGAAAGTACCATCTCATCGCATCGTCAAAGATGTTGTGCAGCGCATAATGGAACGTACTCAAGTACCTAACACCTATCAATTAGGCGAGGTATGCCAAATCTTAGCCAAAGATAATCCAGAACTCAGGGGCAAGGGTGGCTGCTGGGGCATCGTTAGCCAGGTGAATGACTTTAGCTGTACTGTAAAACTCTGGGATGGTGAGTACACTGTTGGGTTGCGGCACCTCAAATCTTACAATTACCTGCCTGCCGAGTGTGAGCAGATGCAGGTGATTTGCGATCGCATCAGTCGAGTGTATTCGAGTTCGTTGGAAGAATCGGTGCAGAAGTTTTTGGAATCGCTGGGGAAGCTTAATCGTGCTTATCTAACGGCATTGGAAGAGAAATTTTTGAGGGTCTTAGAATCAGAACACGGCAGCGAGATAATCCGCTAAACAATTTTGGCAATTTAACATCTGGTTTTTCGATTTGCAGTTTCAATTGGGTTAGCAAGACAACTAGATACTAAGAAGTTGGAATTTGTATAAGGGGATCTTAGCTATAATCATTCCCGTTCTGCCTTCTTAAGTAGTTCCTCTATTCCACGTATATCCAATTTAAAAAAACGATCTTGTAAGTTAATGGCACGTTGAATTAGTTTTGGATCATCGCTTTCATCAGCTTCTCGCAAAATTTCGTTTAATGCTACAATCAAAGGCTCTGTTTGCCAAAGCAAACCTGGATGTATTTCTGTTTCAAATTTTTCTGCTAGTATCTCAACAAATTCTATTATGGATAAAGGATTTCGCCGCGATTCTTGTCCCAGCCATTCTATAAATCCATTGAACTCAACATATTTTATAGATGCATTAAGTGTATTAATAAAGGTAAATATAAACTCTTTCGTAATATAATTTCTTTTTTTTTCTTCTTCAAAGCACTTATCAATTTCTTCAATAATCTCTTCAGATAAGTTTTTGCAGCGTAGAATGGTAATTAGCCCAGAAATACATTTTATCGTATGTTCTTGTAAATCTAAGTTGGCTATAAAAACTTGAGTTGCTCCTTTCCATGCAGCATTGTTTTGTGTTCTTTGTAAAGTTTCTAATAATTCTTCTTGACTAATATTTCCGGCCAAGCTTGCTAATGTAGAAATCCTTCCCCAAATATCCCCATTTTCTTTCATACCTTCATGCAAAAGACGATTTAAATATGGAGCTATTAGCTGGAAATTGCTTCTATATTGGTAATAGAAACACTGTTCTGTGTACTTCCATAAGTCTGATTGGTATTCTTTTAAAATATCAGCTAGCAAGTGCCATCCTAAATTAGGCTGTTTGTAAATTAGGAAGGGAAGACGTTGAAGAACAGGAACTTTTACATAAATTGCAGGATCGCGTGTGATATAAGATAACAAGAGCAAGAGCATTTCCGGTAAAGATTGTTCTTTTTCTAAGAATCGATTGCAAAGTGTAATAGCACTGTCTGCTGCAACACCGTGAATTGAATTTAGAGATGCAAATGTAATATCTCTATTGTGATACTGAACTTTTTCGTTTGTTTCTTTGTTATCAGAATATTTATTATAAATCCAAAATAATAGTAATGATAAACGTTCAGCTGATTCATGATCCATTAAAATGTCACAACAAGCATTCAACGCTTGGCTGACAACGTGACCATTTTCCCAGATAATAAAGTAGCGTTCTAGCCAATTGAGTAAAGTTACTGCAAGTTCTTCTCCTTCTGGAAGGGGCTTGATGGGTTCCCACTCTTCTGATGCTCTGATATCTCCAAAACGATAACGTAGATGATATGCTATTCCTTCTACCACAGCACATATATAATCTTTGTGTAGATTGTCTTCAAGAAAACGGGAAAATAAAACTATAAAGCGTTTAGGATTTAAGGTACAAGCCTTCTGTAACACACTTGTAAGCAGTTCAAATCCATCAATCATTTCTATGTCGAGCGTTTCTCGATTTTGACTTATTTGATAATAATGCAGTACCTGAAAAAGAGATTTATCGGATAGCTTGAGTAAGTCTTGAGATGATAAAGGTGGTATTATACAGCCACCCAAAGAATGAATATTAAGTTCAGGTTGATTGTAACCAAAACTATTTTGCAAAGTATCAATAAAAGCTTGTAGTTCTGGAGTTCTAAAAATACAGGGAATCCAAAGGGAAAAACTAAAAAAATTACGATATATCTGAAAATAAAACTCTCCTTTGTCCTTTTTAGTTTCAGAAATTAATGATAAAATTCTTGCTTGGTTAGCTATCCGTATTGATTCAGAGATATAAGGATAAGCTATATTCATAAGTTCGCCAAGTTCATATTCTATTCGGTTGTTGCGAAAAAGCTTTCCATCTTGTAATTGGATCTCAATTCCAGGTATGTTAGCTTCAATATTTTCCTTGTAAGCCTGGATAAGAAAGTATTGGATAGCATCTAATTTAATCTTACGTAAGCGAGGCTCGTTTTTTTGCCACCAAGCATCATTTTGACTGGCTCGTAATTTTAAAGTATTTTCTAGAGCATTGAGCAGGAATGCTAAACTATCCACTGAATGAATAACACCTTGGCTATGCCGCAATCTCCAAGATGTCTCAGATAAAACCACGTCCCAAGACTCAATCTCATTTAATACTAGATTCAGCAGGAGATCAGATTGATTTAAGCGATCTGCTAGGAAGTTTTCTTGGTGAAACTCATGCACTTGACAGCGCAGTTTATCTTTTAAATTCCAATTCCGTACATCTTCAGGTAAAACATTTTTTATAATGTACCTCCACAGCAAATGATCACCACTATTGGTAGACTGAACCCACCGACTAAGCAACCTACCAAGACGATCGTGTTTTTCTGTTTCAAAATCTTCCACCAAAGTTTCTAGCAACTCCTGTACACCCACAGTACCCCATGCTCCAAAATTGCTCAAAATAGAGCAGATGCTTGCAACCAGATTTTGTGGATTCGCCCATTCTTGAGCAATCGCTTCTCTCCAAAATGCTACTACTTCTGTAGGATATACATTCATCCATGCTCCCAACCACTGAATAAACTGACGTAACCAAGCTTCTCTGTCTTGTGCTAACTTTGCTTCAGACAACCAGTGTTGTGTAATAATATTCCACCAAGTGCCGTTGTTTGCTCGCCATAGCAAGCGTTGAAATAAATCTGGATAATTTTGGAAAATTCGGCGCAGCGATCGCCAATCTTCCTCAACTGGTTCTATTTCAGCAAAAGACTCGCTTACAAGCCGCTTAACGTGATATGCAATTTCATCGTGGGATAATACTTCCCATACTTGCCGTCTAAAGGCATCCGGTTGATAT encodes:
- a CDS encoding helix-turn-helix domain-containing protein, which gives rise to MALEDRNSLPDEPCVYLAIDKDNSVLYVGMSDNLRQKWKSHPKLEALSRLEGVKISYIRTEAELLRKLENALIKVFKPPLNLTEAPKKGIAALREKIGLTQKQLGDLVGVDTSTIRNWEYGKGSETFAKVARLCKVLECDIEDLFEEEAV
- a CDS encoding caspase family protein produces the protein MSRDALVVGINKYPFLKDSHIENYKHLTTPATDAEAIAQLLEAHNNFRVIRFPASVIDGKLQVDPDKPFKTEELQKAILDLFLPETGKPPETGLLFFAGHGLRNQLRKNLIQSFLAASDSCPSKNQWGLSLQLLWDILKQSKVKQQIIWLDCCFSGGLLNFKDTELRSHSSGCDRFLIAASRDYEVAYQQLDGKHGVFTGALLAGLNPHLVLEDEWITNLTLAVSVEQKLQAYYEQTKIPQTPLISNHGEVIKLVQGKAKPHEEVAVGNTSKQQLQILLHWLIRLLEDNAIESIQVDSTAISGKNLSVTANNIVVFYKDGHSSFIQTQDTENWEHQNQIDLERLVPNSKLAMLVLEHYIQNNNHNNNNHLRDTKYKITRSDIFAELAKHELNPTPKRSEAEIITNFKSASRIGRYWFRQIDGKTIPRSELPQIIELIEQGSRTILLIDRPGSGKTCVLLDLADYIEHEKASVWGLLFIKGDNFTNVSNEHELTAHGLPEDIVCQCAGLADYRKVVVIIDSLDVLSLSRQHGSLKVFLGIIDRLEKLEEVTVIVACRNFDLEYDPLLRGRSWQHKINLQPLDFDNQVKSFLIEWQVDVSKITPVLRSLLQIPQNLRIYERLAKLGVPSQPASAYELYNTFLEEVIVKNSILGTEAIDALQDMAEQLMQQRTQSYNKVSFRGSEDTVRQLISQEVLLETSPGILEFSHKTLADCLTVRATQAKNQTLAQFILEHPQLPFIRPAVRAFFFYLRAYQPDAFRRQVWEVLSHDEIAYHVKRLVSESFAEIEPVEEDWRSLRRIFQNYPDLFQRLLWRANNGTWWNIITQHWLSEAKLAQDREAWLRQFIQWLGAWMNVYPTEVVAFWREAIAQEWANPQNLVASICSILSNFGAWGTVGVQELLETLVEDFETEKHDRLGRLLSRWVQSTNSGDHLLWRYIIKNVLPEDVRNWNLKDKLRCQVHEFHQENFLADRLNQSDLLLNLVLNEIESWDVVLSETSWRLRHSQGVIHSVDSLAFLLNALENTLKLRASQNDAWWQKNEPRLRKIKLDAIQYFLIQAYKENIEANIPGIEIQLQDGKLFRNNRIEYELGELMNIAYPYISESIRIANQARILSLISETKKDKGEFYFQIYRNFFSFSLWIPCIFRTPELQAFIDTLQNSFGYNQPELNIHSLGGCIIPPLSSQDLLKLSDKSLFQVLHYYQISQNRETLDIEMIDGFELLTSVLQKACTLNPKRFIVLFSRFLEDNLHKDYICAVVEGIAYHLRYRFGDIRASEEWEPIKPLPEGEELAVTLLNWLERYFIIWENGHVVSQALNACCDILMDHESAERLSLLLFWIYNKYSDNKETNEKVQYHNRDITFASLNSIHGVAADSAITLCNRFLEKEQSLPEMLLLLLSYITRDPAIYVKVPVLQRLPFLIYKQPNLGWHLLADILKEYQSDLWKYTEQCFYYQYRSNFQLIAPYLNRLLHEGMKENGDIWGRISTLASLAGNISQEELLETLQRTQNNAAWKGATQVFIANLDLQEHTIKCISGLITILRCKNLSEEIIEEIDKCFEEEKKRNYITKEFIFTFINTLNASIKYVEFNGFIEWLGQESRRNPLSIIEFVEILAEKFETEIHPGLLWQTEPLIVALNEILREADESDDPKLIQRAINLQDRFFKLDIRGIEELLKKAERE